One segment of Bradyrhizobium sp. CB2312 DNA contains the following:
- a CDS encoding acyl-CoA dehydrogenase family protein, giving the protein MTMQVRKTIGTTDRVALDAPIFDPVAFRLSDEQAGIIARAREIGQSVFAGRAATYDREAIFPTENYRDLHRVGLLGIAVPKKHGGLGANYQTYALAAAEIGRYCGATALTWNMHVCSTLWSGPLADDLDMDAETRAEHERRRAVHYKRIVEDGAIYSQPFSEGGAAAAGGVAFGTEARPVEGGWILNGKKIFASLSGHADYYGVLCTENEEGEKASRRNTLYLAISANSEGVSVVGDWDPLGMRGTVSRTLLFKDVFVPEDSALMPRGVYFQAAMRWPHMFLTLSPTYMGLAQAAYDFTVRYLRGEVPGMPPVKRRMYPTKQIAVAQMQIKLEQIKAIWFQAVTEARANPSKEQVLRAYAAQYSVMEGANELAALAIRTCGGQAMLRSLPLERIYRDSRCGSLMLPWTAELCLDRIGREALYESGETDD; this is encoded by the coding sequence ATGACCATGCAAGTCAGAAAGACGATCGGCACGACTGACAGGGTCGCGCTGGATGCGCCGATCTTCGATCCCGTCGCCTTTCGCCTGAGCGACGAGCAGGCCGGCATCATCGCGCGCGCGCGGGAGATCGGACAGAGCGTGTTCGCCGGCCGCGCCGCGACCTATGATCGCGAGGCGATCTTTCCGACCGAAAACTATCGCGACCTGCACCGCGTCGGGCTGCTCGGCATCGCCGTGCCCAAGAAGCATGGCGGGCTCGGTGCAAACTACCAGACCTATGCCCTGGCAGCCGCCGAGATCGGCCGCTATTGCGGCGCGACGGCGCTCACCTGGAACATGCATGTCTGCTCGACCTTGTGGTCGGGCCCGCTCGCTGACGATCTCGACATGGACGCAGAGACCCGCGCCGAACATGAACGCCGTCGCGCAGTTCACTACAAGCGCATCGTCGAGGATGGCGCGATCTATTCGCAGCCGTTCTCCGAAGGCGGCGCAGCAGCCGCGGGCGGCGTCGCGTTCGGCACGGAAGCAAGGCCCGTCGAAGGCGGCTGGATCCTCAACGGCAAGAAGATCTTTGCATCGCTCTCCGGCCACGCCGACTATTACGGCGTGCTTTGCACCGAGAACGAGGAAGGTGAGAAGGCCTCGCGCCGCAATACTCTCTACCTCGCCATCTCGGCAAACTCGGAAGGCGTCTCGGTCGTCGGCGACTGGGATCCGCTCGGCATGCGCGGCACGGTCTCGCGAACGCTGCTGTTCAAGGATGTCTTCGTTCCGGAAGATTCCGCGCTGATGCCGCGCGGCGTCTATTTCCAGGCGGCGATGCGCTGGCCACACATGTTCCTGACGCTGTCGCCGACCTATATGGGCCTTGCGCAAGCCGCTTACGATTTCACGGTGCGCTATCTGCGTGGCGAGGTGCCGGGCATGCCGCCGGTCAAGCGGCGGATGTACCCAACCAAGCAGATCGCGGTCGCGCAGATGCAGATCAAGCTCGAGCAGATCAAGGCGATCTGGTTCCAGGCGGTCACTGAAGCGCGCGCCAATCCGAGCAAGGAGCAGGTGCTCCGCGCCTATGCCGCGCAATATTCGGTGATGGAGGGCGCCAATGAGCTCGCGGCGCTCGCGATCCGCACTTGCGGCGGACAGGCGATGCTCCGCTCGCTGCCGCTCGAGCGCATCTATCGCGACAGCCGTTGCGGCTCGCTGATGCTGCCCTGGACCGCCGAACTTTGCCTCGACCGC
- a CDS encoding alpha/beta hydrolase — MSQPAPIITRDGRFAYEAAGDPGAIPLIFLHGIGGAARAWRQQLATFGNRFRAIAWDMPGYGGSAPLASVSIAALADALQQFIEQIGANRPILVGHSIGGMIVQKWLMQAPKLARAVVLAQTSPAFGKADGDWQKSFIAARLGPLDRGETMKSLAPSLVKELIGDDPDPEGMELARECMASVPEGSYRAMMLALIGFDQRSTLKDISVPTLLLSGSRDNNAPAPMMAKTATYIASAEYVELAGVGHLANLEQPDAFNEALSRFLNSVATKA, encoded by the coding sequence GTGTCGCAGCCGGCGCCAATCATAACAAGGGATGGACGCTTCGCCTATGAAGCCGCGGGCGATCCGGGCGCGATCCCTCTGATTTTCCTGCATGGCATCGGTGGCGCGGCACGGGCCTGGCGGCAGCAGCTTGCCACATTCGGCAACCGCTTCCGCGCGATCGCGTGGGACATGCCGGGCTATGGCGGGTCGGCGCCGCTCGCCAGCGTCAGCATCGCTGCCCTGGCCGATGCGCTCCAGCAATTCATCGAACAGATCGGCGCAAACAGGCCCATTCTGGTTGGCCACTCGATCGGCGGCATGATCGTTCAGAAATGGCTGATGCAAGCGCCGAAATTGGCGCGCGCTGTCGTTCTGGCGCAGACCAGCCCGGCCTTTGGCAAGGCCGATGGCGATTGGCAGAAATCGTTCATTGCGGCGCGGCTCGGACCGCTCGATCGCGGCGAGACGATGAAATCGCTGGCGCCTTCACTGGTGAAAGAGCTGATCGGCGACGACCCCGATCCCGAGGGCATGGAACTTGCGCGTGAGTGCATGGCAAGCGTGCCCGAGGGGAGCTATCGCGCCATGATGCTGGCCCTGATTGGGTTCGATCAACGCAGCACGCTCAAGGACATTTCCGTGCCGACACTGCTGCTGTCCGGCTCCAGGGACAACAATGCGCCCGCACCGATGATGGCGAAGACGGCGACCTACATTGCTTCTGCCGAATATGTCGAGCTGGCCGGCGTCGGCCATCTTGCCAACCTTGAACAGCCTGACGCCTTTAACGAGGCCCTTAGCCGGTTCCTGAACTCCGTCGCGACCAAAGCGTAA
- a CDS encoding SDR family oxidoreductase yields the protein MSGLPHSPHALVTGGGRGIGRAIAASLVGAGATVTVLGRNAATLEEAINVGAAHFAAVADVSNEASLKAAIGEAHARKPIDILIANAGSAESAPFAKSDSALFARMMDVNFMGVVHAVQAVLPGMKDRPYGRIVAIASTAGLKGYAYVSAYTAAKHAVVGLVRSLALEMAGSNVTVNAVCPGFTDTDLVAGSIENIMKKTGRSREQAIAELAKHNPQGRLITPQEVANAVLWLCSEGAGAITGQAIAVAGGEI from the coding sequence ATGTCCGGATTGCCACACTCGCCGCACGCGCTGGTGACCGGCGGCGGCCGCGGCATCGGCCGTGCGATCGCAGCCTCACTCGTCGGGGCTGGCGCCACCGTGACGGTGCTGGGCCGGAATGCCGCTACGCTCGAAGAAGCGATCAACGTGGGTGCTGCGCATTTCGCGGCCGTTGCCGACGTCTCGAACGAAGCATCATTGAAAGCTGCCATAGGCGAAGCGCATGCGCGAAAGCCGATCGACATCCTGATCGCCAACGCGGGTAGCGCCGAATCCGCGCCGTTCGCGAAATCGGACAGCGCGCTGTTCGCGCGCATGATGGATGTCAATTTCATGGGCGTTGTCCATGCCGTCCAGGCAGTGCTGCCGGGGATGAAGGATCGCCCGTATGGCCGGATCGTCGCGATTGCATCGACGGCTGGGCTGAAAGGTTATGCCTATGTCAGTGCGTATACGGCCGCGAAGCACGCCGTGGTCGGTCTGGTGCGTTCGCTAGCCCTGGAAATGGCCGGCAGCAACGTGACGGTGAACGCGGTCTGTCCCGGTTTCACCGATACTGATCTCGTCGCCGGCAGCATCGAGAACATCATGAAGAAGACAGGGCGAAGCCGCGAGCAGGCGATCGCCGAACTCGCCAAGCACAATCCGCAGGGGCGCTTGATCACGCCGCAGGAAGTGGCGAATGCCGTGCTTTGGTTGTGCAGCGAGGGGGCCGGAGCGATTACCGGTCAGGCGATTGCCGTGGCCGGCGGTGAGATCTAG
- a CDS encoding enoyl-CoA hydratase family protein: MSRPANPVTVPLADYSPQHFLLAVVDGVATVTLNRPERKNPLTFESYRELTDFFRACAFDDAVKSIVVTGAGGNFSSGGDVFEIIGPLVKMDTKGLTAFTRMTGDLVKAMRACPQPIVAAVEGICAGAGAIIAMASDMRLAASGAKVAFLFNKVGLAGCDMGACAILPRIIGQSRASELLYTGRFMTAEEGERWGFFSRIVTPEQVLPQAQILAKQVAEGPTFANTMTKRMLAMEWAMSVEEAIEAEAVAQALCMTTADFERAFEAFANKVKPVFRGD, encoded by the coding sequence ATGAGCAGACCAGCCAATCCCGTGACCGTGCCGCTTGCGGACTATTCGCCGCAGCATTTCCTGCTGGCCGTGGTCGACGGTGTTGCCACCGTGACGCTCAATCGGCCCGAGCGGAAGAATCCGCTGACCTTCGAGAGCTACCGGGAACTGACCGACTTCTTCCGCGCCTGCGCGTTCGACGACGCGGTCAAATCCATCGTCGTCACCGGTGCTGGCGGCAATTTCTCGTCCGGCGGGGATGTCTTCGAGATCATCGGACCACTCGTGAAGATGGATACCAAGGGGCTCACTGCCTTCACGCGGATGACCGGCGATCTCGTCAAGGCAATGCGGGCCTGCCCGCAACCAATCGTGGCCGCGGTCGAGGGCATCTGTGCCGGGGCCGGCGCGATCATCGCGATGGCCTCGGACATGCGGCTGGCAGCCAGCGGGGCCAAGGTCGCGTTCCTGTTCAACAAGGTGGGCCTTGCCGGCTGCGACATGGGGGCCTGTGCCATCCTGCCACGGATCATCGGCCAGTCCCGCGCCTCCGAGCTGCTCTACACCGGCCGCTTCATGACCGCGGAGGAAGGCGAGCGCTGGGGCTTCTTCAGCCGCATCGTCACGCCTGAGCAGGTGCTGCCCCAGGCGCAAATCCTGGCCAAGCAGGTCGCGGAGGGGCCGACCTTCGCCAACACCATGACCAAGCGGATGCTGGCGATGGAATGGGCGATGTCGGTGGAGGAGGCGATCGAAGCGGAAGCCGTTGCCCAGGCCCTGTGCATGACGACGGCCGACTTCGAGCGCGCTTTCGAGGCCTTCGCCAACAAGGTCAAGCCGGTCTTCAGGGGAGACTGA
- a CDS encoding bifunctional salicylyl-CoA 5-hydroxylase/oxidoreductase: MKVAIIGGGPAGLYAAILLKKQRPSADVTVYERNRADDTFGFGVVFSDATLDNFEKHDLPSYRRITQEFAYWDDIAVHFRGTVHRVGGNGFCGCSRQKLLLILQERARELGVSLHFEVDIDDESRFADADLILLADGINSRFREKHVDHFQPELDLRTNKFAWMGSTRPLDAFTFIFQETEWGPFIAHAYQYEAGHSTWIFETDPETFERAGLTGLNEQESAARMADIFGWFLDGHKLLTNRSMWRNFPMIRSKRWVKDNMVLLGDAKASAHFSIGSGTKLAMEDAIALAEAMQNAPSIKAALEVYEHGRREEVEKTQHAADVSLVWFEHVDRFWDFDPVQFAFGVMTRSKAITYDNLKLRAPDFVAEVEKSFARQVRSNGFDVSTDKPLVPLFQPFRLREMEIANRAVMSPMCMYSAKEGVPGDFHLVHYGSRAIGGAGLIFTEMACVSRDARITPGCAGLWNDEQEAAWRRIVDFVHGNSAAKICLQLGHAGRKGATKLMWDGMDRPLEQGGWDVVSASPLPYFPDSQVPRELDRAGMNAVRDAFVAAAERGERCGFDMLELHCAHGYLLASFISPLTNTRTDEYGGSLENRLRFPLEVFEALRAVWPSHKPMSVRISATDWADGGVTGDDAVAIARAFAEAGVDLVDVSTGQTVRDSQPVYGRMFQTPFSDQVRNEARVATMCVGNITTADQANTILAAGRADLVALGRPHLVDPFFTMRAAAWYGANDAFCPPQYLPGKDQIFRNSVRDRQDLEELRIKAKPKTRAELKAEATKPLAAE; this comes from the coding sequence ATGAAAGTCGCGATCATCGGTGGCGGACCTGCAGGTCTCTACGCAGCGATCCTGCTCAAGAAGCAGCGCCCGAGCGCCGACGTCACCGTGTATGAGCGCAACCGCGCCGACGACACGTTCGGCTTCGGCGTGGTGTTTTCCGATGCCACGCTGGACAATTTCGAGAAGCACGACCTTCCGAGCTATCGCCGTATCACCCAGGAATTCGCCTATTGGGACGACATTGCCGTGCACTTTCGCGGCACCGTCCATCGGGTCGGAGGCAACGGTTTTTGCGGCTGCTCGCGGCAGAAGCTGCTTCTGATCCTGCAGGAGCGGGCGCGCGAGCTTGGCGTCAGCCTGCATTTCGAGGTGGACATCGACGACGAGTCCCGATTCGCCGACGCAGATCTCATCCTGCTTGCCGACGGCATCAACAGCCGATTCCGCGAGAAGCATGTCGATCACTTCCAGCCGGAACTCGATCTCCGCACCAACAAGTTCGCCTGGATGGGGTCGACCAGGCCGCTTGACGCCTTCACCTTCATCTTCCAGGAGACGGAGTGGGGCCCCTTCATCGCCCATGCCTATCAGTACGAGGCCGGGCACTCGACCTGGATATTCGAGACCGATCCGGAGACGTTCGAGCGGGCAGGGCTGACCGGACTGAACGAGCAAGAGTCCGCCGCCCGGATGGCCGACATCTTCGGCTGGTTCCTCGATGGGCACAAGCTGCTGACGAACCGCTCGATGTGGCGCAATTTTCCGATGATCCGCAGCAAGCGCTGGGTCAAGGACAACATGGTGCTGCTTGGCGATGCCAAGGCGAGCGCGCATTTCTCGATCGGCTCCGGCACCAAGCTCGCAATGGAAGACGCGATCGCGCTCGCCGAGGCGATGCAGAACGCGCCGAGCATCAAGGCGGCGCTGGAAGTCTATGAGCACGGCCGCCGCGAGGAGGTCGAGAAAACCCAGCATGCCGCCGACGTCTCGCTGGTCTGGTTCGAGCACGTCGATCGCTTCTGGGACTTCGATCCCGTGCAGTTCGCCTTCGGCGTGATGACGCGCTCGAAGGCGATCACCTACGACAATCTCAAGCTTCGTGCGCCCGATTTCGTCGCCGAAGTCGAGAAGTCCTTCGCCAGGCAAGTGCGCAGCAACGGCTTCGATGTCAGCACCGATAAGCCGTTGGTGCCGCTGTTCCAGCCGTTTCGTCTGCGCGAGATGGAGATCGCCAACCGCGCGGTGATGTCCCCAATGTGCATGTATTCGGCGAAGGAGGGCGTCCCGGGCGATTTCCACCTGGTGCATTACGGCTCGCGCGCGATCGGTGGCGCCGGCCTGATTTTCACGGAAATGGCCTGCGTCAGCCGCGATGCCCGGATCACACCCGGCTGCGCCGGTCTGTGGAACGACGAGCAGGAAGCTGCTTGGCGCCGCATCGTGGACTTCGTCCACGGCAACTCGGCCGCAAAGATCTGTCTGCAGCTCGGCCACGCGGGCCGCAAGGGCGCGACCAAATTGATGTGGGACGGCATGGACCGGCCGCTGGAGCAGGGCGGCTGGGACGTGGTCTCGGCATCGCCGCTGCCCTATTTCCCCGACAGCCAGGTGCCGCGCGAGCTCGATCGCGCCGGCATGAACGCAGTGAGGGACGCTTTCGTCGCGGCAGCCGAGCGCGGCGAGCGCTGCGGCTTCGACATGCTGGAGCTGCACTGCGCCCACGGCTATCTGCTGGCAAGCTTCATCTCCCCCTTGACGAATACCCGGACGGATGAATATGGCGGCTCACTTGAAAACCGCCTGCGCTTCCCGCTCGAGGTGTTCGAGGCGCTGCGCGCGGTGTGGCCGTCGCACAAGCCGATGTCGGTGCGCATCTCTGCGACCGATTGGGCGGATGGCGGCGTCACTGGCGACGATGCTGTGGCAATTGCGCGCGCCTTCGCCGAGGCCGGTGTCGATCTCGTCGACGTCTCGACCGGGCAGACCGTGCGCGATTCGCAGCCGGTCTACGGGCGCATGTTCCAGACGCCATTCTCCGATCAGGTCCGCAACGAGGCGCGCGTCGCCACCATGTGCGTCGGCAACATCACGACCGCGGACCAGGCCAACACCATTCTGGCTGCCGGCCGGGCGGATCTCGTCGCGCTCGGCCGGCCGCATCTGGTCGACCCCTTCTTCACCATGAGGGCGGCCGCCTGGTACGGGGCGAACGATGCGTTCTGCCCGCCGCAATACCTTCCCGGAAAGGATCAGATTTTCCGCAACAGCGTGCGCGACCGCCAGGATCTCGAGGAGCTGCGCATTAAGGCTAAGCCCAAGACCCGGGCCGAGCTCAAGGCGGAGGCGACAAAGCCGCTTGCGGCGGAGTGA
- a CDS encoding flavin-dependent oxidoreductase: protein MKAIIVGGGIGGLTTALMLRSRGLDCEIFEQADTIRELGVGINTLPHAMRELAGLGLLQKLDDVAIRTDQLYYLNRHGQEVWREARGIDAGHDVPQFSIHRGRLQGVIHRAVEERLGADAIHTGCRLGAFTQDEGGVTAYFFDRAGAHIHTARGDILIGADGIHSRVRDTLFPNEGPPCWNGLMLWRGARDWPLFLTGKSMIVAGGLNAKVVIYPIAEGSSPASRLTNWAVLVKVGEGNAPPPRKEDWSRPGRREELMPHVARFSVPYIDVKSLISATPEFYEYPTCDRDPLPYWSSGRVTLLGDAAHPMYPVGSNGASQAILDARCLADALVRAEHPRQALIEYERKRLPMTADIVRSNRRGGPEGVIDAVEQLAPDGFDNVDNVLSYSQREAIVRGYATKAGFAAVPGLAAVRA from the coding sequence ATGAAGGCGATTATCGTCGGTGGCGGTATCGGTGGTCTCACCACGGCATTGATGCTGCGCTCGCGTGGCCTGGACTGCGAGATCTTCGAGCAGGCCGATACCATCCGCGAGCTCGGCGTTGGCATCAATACGCTGCCGCACGCGATGCGCGAGCTCGCCGGCCTCGGGCTGTTGCAGAAGCTCGACGACGTCGCGATCCGCACCGACCAGCTCTATTATCTCAATCGCCATGGCCAGGAAGTCTGGCGCGAAGCGCGCGGCATCGATGCCGGTCATGACGTGCCGCAATTCTCGATCCACCGCGGCCGCCTTCAGGGCGTCATCCATCGCGCCGTCGAGGAGCGGCTCGGCGCGGACGCAATCCACACCGGCTGCCGCCTCGGCGCCTTCACGCAGGACGAGGGTGGTGTCACCGCCTATTTCTTCGATCGTGCCGGTGCGCACATCCACACCGCGCGCGGCGATATCCTGATCGGCGCCGACGGCATCCATTCTCGCGTCCGCGACACGCTGTTTCCGAACGAGGGACCACCGTGCTGGAACGGCCTGATGCTGTGGCGTGGCGCGCGCGACTGGCCGCTGTTCCTCACCGGCAAGTCGATGATCGTGGCCGGCGGGCTCAATGCCAAGGTGGTGATCTATCCGATCGCGGAAGGATCGAGCCCGGCGAGCCGCCTCACCAATTGGGCCGTGCTGGTCAAGGTCGGCGAGGGCAATGCCCCACCGCCGCGGAAAGAGGACTGGTCGCGCCCGGGCCGGCGCGAGGAACTGATGCCGCACGTGGCGCGCTTCTCGGTGCCCTATATCGACGTGAAGAGCCTGATCTCGGCGACGCCCGAATTCTACGAATATCCAACCTGCGACCGCGATCCCTTGCCTTACTGGTCGTCCGGCCGTGTCACGCTGCTCGGTGACGCCGCGCATCCGATGTACCCGGTCGGCTCCAATGGCGCCTCGCAGGCGATTCTCGACGCGCGCTGCCTCGCCGACGCGCTGGTGCGAGCTGAGCATCCGCGCCAGGCGCTGATCGAGTATGAAAGGAAGCGCCTGCCGATGACCGCAGATATCGTCCGCTCCAACCGGCGGGGCGGCCCCGAGGGAGTCATCGATGCCGTCGAGCAGCTCGCGCCCGACGGCTTCGACAA